The genomic segment gattttagtcCTCTGATCtccctttgaaagttgtgcacagttagtcaatttgcttATATATAAAGCTAATAAAAAACCTGTCCCTTTAAATGAGATATATTCCAACTGTACTCTGGGTTGAAAAGACTACTCTCAAATATAAGCAGGAAATTGTACAGGACAAAGGTACAGTCAAGTGACTACAAGGACAATGGTATGTGCTCATCGTGTTCAGTAGGCAAGATAGACCTAAATAATGGGCATGGAGATAAATGGATTAACAAACCGTcctattttttttaaacatgtTTCATTTTTAAGCAAAGCTTTTTCTCTCAAGGTAGTGAAAAACTGTGGTGAAACAGTTTTGTAAACCTCTCAGTGGAAATGCATGACATTCAAAGTTGTGATCACAAATATGTTCATACGTATCTACTTACTGTGTATTTAAAGAAACCGGACTTGGTACTTCATTGAGCTTTTTGTCTTTATCATCATGTACATATGAAACTTTGCTTTTAAGAGAGACCAGATCTTATTTCTTAGTTCACTTGTGTTTTGTAATGTAATCTTTTAACTTTACACATGATTGTATATGTATCATTTACTGAAAAGAATCACATCTTTGTTATTACTGGAACATAAATTGACAAATTATTGCAAGGTTCTTGTGAATGTAGTGTTGATTGACTGACCGAAGTCTTTGTTGTAGTCCACCAAACTACCCACAGTATCATGTATACGAGTCAAACATTGTGATTAGcaaaaaatgaagaaatgaaAGTTTGtgacccctccccccaaaaTAGCATGGAAAAGATATTACCGTAGTTAAAGTGCATATTAGAAGCTCATTCGACCATAGACCTTTctggagggtctatgatttgacAGAACCTGTATCACCCATCCTTTCCACATCCTGGTCTTAAGGCTGGCGAAATCACAACAGGGACTGTGGAAAaaccatggacgtaaaaaaaaagacgtccatggATAAACTCTGACAACAATTTGGTAAGGTTGAATTCTTGGAGGTCAGAGGTCAGGTGCAGTCTGATTTCTGTAAGCATAACTTCCAGACCTGTGACCTAAAAACGGTGCACACAGGTTGTACCACAATGTTGTATAATGTTAGTATggcaatttaaagaaaattctttgtttgccgtccttggatttttgaaaaatctactAGCCAGGGGAAAAGCCAAAtagacaaaaacacaagtgtattaacattaactcaatttttatttggtttcttttggaaaaataatatatatttttatttgtaatagtgttaacaatgtttttgttttcttaattttctatgAAACCTACCGGCACGCGGATGGCaaacaaaaatttttatttaaagcgcctaacAGAAAACAGCTGCTCGGTGTGTCGGAATTGAACAAGTGCCTTTCAAAAATGACACCTATTGTCCCAGGGATTCTTGTGCATTAAAAAACGAACCACTTAAATATCAGCTCATCACTTCCCCTTCTCGAGCAAATATATTACCACGTCCTGTCGTTTCACAATTATCTTCCTAGAATGTTTCTTCATATTCGTTTATAATGAGGAAGAATAGACGAttttccgctgattgcgagatctcgcgagattttattacatgcccgtagaaacaggtttccagcttagtaatacaagtcaaacttagtatggaactagaaaaagtgcagaactgagcaaatgttgcaacttcatatattttatgcagtgtttaacgtaattagcgacttgtcctgttttacgcagtttgtcctgtgtgcGAGAAcgcgtccactgcgaaccacatattctcgcgatatctcggaatgtcacgcgcggttcggaacatggtctattgCAGGCGACAAACCATGGTCACCGCTGGCGGTGAAGTGGGTGTCTGGTTTTATAGCGCGATTGAGTGTTAGAGGGCGCTCGAGTTGCTGGTTCAAGCGGACCGGTGGTTAGAGACTTGCTTCTCATGTGTGTCACTCATGAGTGAGTGAACACAAATTGGAATGTTTGTTGGGTAAAGTAAAAGACGAAAACAACAATACGATGTCTTGAAATTATAGTTTTATTTACAATCCGTGACAGAGATATCCTTGACTTCTTGAATACGTAATCAGTCTTGCAGCTCATACACATCTGGGGAAAACATTTCTCTCGAGTGTCTTGATCAAACTAGCCACAAGGGGTACTGGGAAAATATAAATCAACGGTAAAAAAAGTAAAGCCATCGACGCCCTATCCGCTATTTAGTCATAGACCCTAGAAAAAAGAGGGGTGTAGTGTTCGGGACGATTGTCTGAAAGCGCTCGGGAGGCCATGCCTGAGACAGTTGCTTTGCCGAGACCTGTCGGTGTGATTAGCACGTGTCCAATCAGATATACCACAGGTCGATATCACTGAGGGTTGGGAACAACACTTAAAGGAaaaccgtcgtcggaactgcgcctatATAAgtgtcttgtttacaaacaatgtatttcgtgcaccatatctagatgcacctcatcatcatagctgcaacatttaaattatacgatgtagattatgatagACATATATTAACcttcaatcaccatcgtaccttggatacagtgttaaaattggtcgtatgggttccgtacgacctttgagcgcagttccgatgactttAAACCTTTAACCCTAAAGAACAGTATACAGAAAAGATGATGTATTCACAGAGCACAATGTAAATGTGAAGACCCATAAGAACACCGTACTGAAGACAACACGCATGAGTAAAACAGTAACAGTTGCTGTGTTAGACATTTTGCCTTATTGTGCAATTGTGGTGCTGCTCCCAAGGAAAAGCTGACCAACAAGGTAATCTGTTTTACTCCTAACACCGAATTTACTGTTCTACGAACTTTTCAAGCTAAATGATCATGGCACAAATTAATTGGCCTTAGGAGGGAAATTCACATTCAACTAGGTTTTATCTCCATTTGTAAAAAAAGGAAGCTTTATATTTTGGACCCTTCAAAAGGTTTAATCAGAGTCATTTATAACACTACTCAAAACCTAACGAAACCTTGAAATACGTTTTTGAATCAATGTTATCTACCGCAACATAATAAATATGCATGCCAGAGTCACAGGCGCTTGTAATGTTCAGTTTCTGCGTATACATCACATTGAAAACTCCAGGCGCCTGTGGTCCGAGTTAGATTAAAAGCATCCTTAGGTTTTCAGCGCCTCTTGTTGGACAAGAAGTTCTCTGTTTACTTATTAGACTGTCTTCCCTTGCACGTGATGACGCACAGTTGGCGAGAAACTGTGTCATCACCGAGGGACTTGAGTTTAACTTCGAAGACACGTAactaggccatttaaagaaaattctttgtttgccgtcatttgattttggaaaacctaccagccagccaggaaaaaaaaacaaacacagacaaaaatacaagtgtattaacataagctcaacttttatttggtttcctttggaaaaataatatttttatttgtaatagtgtcaactttgtgtttgttttcttaagaaaaacctaccagcacgcggacggcaaacaaagaattttatttaaagtgccCTAGCTATAAATCATGATACGTTAAGATACTACTACCAGTATTACACGCTTCGAATTCGAAAGACAAACCCTTACTCAAATTTTCCCAACGAAACAAAATCTTCGAcaattctcttacaaaatcatgaATGAAAACCAAAAGTCACAACAGCGCAAATTTTACaggcatttgaaattcaaaatggccgtcatcacTGGCCCCATGTGTAAACTTTGttgggaaaatatttttgtttttcaaaagcgaTAAACTTGAAAAGTGTTGCAAAAATCTATCCCGGAGACGCAATCTATCCTCAGGTAACTATATAGTCGTCATTCAGAAGGGTTACTTCCACACACACAAAAAGGGAAATATCTCTTTGGTTTCTCTTTCGATTGCCCTTAGCCTACTGTCCAGACTATCAAATTATTATGACAAGTGAGCGTAAACGCAAGATATCGACGGCAACAACGGAAATATGTGTGTAACCGTGTGCGTGCCGTGTGTTTATGTGTCCTTGTGTGTGGGGTGGTGTGTAGGATGAGCATGTGCGTATTGCGGAGAGCTTTCTTGATCCGAacttgtattctgtcaatgcaTGATTGGATATAATTTTCACTGAAGGATGTGCTGGCTGCGTCGCTTGTGGTAATCTTTGACACGCGCCCGCAATTTAGTGGCCAGCTCTCTCGTAAACGGAATTTCTGGTTTGGTCATCTGCTGACACACTGTCTTATTTTCTGCCGAATGTTTTAACGTGTAACTTTGTACTTGCACTCCGCGTAGATGCCACACTCCTTCCCCGTTTTCAGTCGTTCCTTCAATGCACATATCCCAGTAAATTTGCACGCGCTCTCTGAGGGCCCACACTTCTTTTTCCATTCTCTCCTCGCCGAAGTCTCTAACCCTTTGCCAAAAAGACCGATTGAAATACTGGTATAACTGGACGTCGGCCGCGTTCCACTCTGAAATTCTACCCTCCATCCATGGTGTAAGTGTTTTCACAGAAGTCTGTTTGCGAGCATTGACGCTAAAATAGACCAGATCATCCATGTCCCAGCACATCAGATAGCGCAGAAGTATCAGCGACTGGTCAAAATATTCAGAAATTAAAACCAGGTCGAAGATGCTGTCGATTTTCTGGATGATTTCATCCGTGGTTTTATTCTTCTGTAATGGGGTGTATCCTAAATCATACATGAAGTTGTTTTTCAGGTACCGATTCATCATACTGGGCTTGTTGAATTTTTCAGGTTCGTTTAGGAAAACTCTAAGTGGATTTGGTCCGCGAATGTTTAGGTAGTTACCGAGTTTGTAGTAGTTGAACAAAGATTCAAACTGCGTCACTGGATCACGAAGGATAGTGGTGTACACCGTGTCATTGGCCATTACTTTCATAATCTCTGAAATATTAAGAGTAATCATGTTACAATatacgaaaaaaaattaattgtcAACAAGATGTGAAGCGGAAAATCTCAGATAGGCAGTTGGTTGAATGGCATGTGTTTCTTGTCctgtaaatttttaaaacaatctCTGTTCACTGGTTAACATTCCGTTTTTCCGGCCGCTTGCATGAACCGCAGTTCACACCTCTCTAATGATTGTGATTCGTGGAGCTACTGTGAGCTATCGCTATGACTACTACAGCTTCAGGTTTGTGAGCTCGAGATCCATGACCTCCACAGTGATGATGGACTATGATACTAGACGTATATGACATACATGACTGCAATCAGGACACATTATTCAGTTGAGTTGCGAGGGACAGTGGAGTGGTTGTGACAAGGAGATACGCCGTTTACACATGGTTTTGTTGTGGTCGGGCATTTTACTTTTAACGGTTGGGAAGGGGCGGCAGGGCGGTTTTTCATCATGATTTTCATCATAAGTATGAGGGGCCTACGCGTATTCTTTTCTCAGGGTGAAAAGTCTAGCGTACCAAGGATTCTGTTGTTTGACTACTTTTTGAGAATTGATGGGGGACAAATTCATCGTATCGAACGTAGAGGGCGTTTTGGTATTGCTGGTGGGCCcaagggatttttttttctggcaGGAAGAGGAGAGAGAAGGAAAAACGGGAGGGCGTAGTTTTCAAATCTTAGCGGCAGGATAAACTCACCGTCATTAATTTCATATTATTCAAAATGTTCTAAACTTTACGGTTTGCATATTGGGTCTGTAATATAATACGTACACCTCTTGAATTACTTATATTTTTCTTAAAATTGGTTCGTCTACTGCCCCTGGATTATGGGTTTAAGTTACAGAGCGGCGCTGTATTTCTGGTGGACTAACTAACAATCTCTTGTCAGTTTCATAAAATGCAAGGATTCAATGAATTAGCTATGACTTACCGGGTAAATTAAATCTTGTGTGATGGGTAAAGATATTGTATTCTTTCCATGGCACGGCGATTGCATTATTCCTGTTGAACTTGCTTGGGTAGTTGAGCTGGTGACCAGAAATGGGAAGAACAACGGTCAAATTGTGCTTATCTGCATAGCGTAGCAATATATTCTGTAGTGTGCTACTGCCACTCTTGTGCGTTTTCATCATTACCAGATTTTTCTTCGGCTTGCACGGTTCTGGAGACTCTGGCTCCTCTGTGACAGTTTCCAGCGTgggctgagagagagagagagagagagagagagaggagagagagaggagagagaggagagagagagagagagagagagagagagagagaga from the Ptychodera flava strain L36383 chromosome 2, AS_Pfla_20210202, whole genome shotgun sequence genome contains:
- the LOC139152638 gene encoding galactose-3-O-sulfotransferase 2-like; this encodes MKKGQILKIMVTGTIFLGLFFVYRSFTALSHMDRNRGTSLRESVLMWITDITEQPTLETVTEEPESPEPCKPKKNLVMMKTHKSGSSTLQNILLRYADKHNLTVVLPISGHQLNYPSKFNRNNAIAVPWKEYNIFTHHTRFNLPEIMKVMANDTVYTTILRDPVTQFESLFNYYKLGNYLNIRGPNPLRVFLNEPEKFNKPSMMNRYLKNNFMYDLGYTPLQKNKTTDEIIQKIDSIFDLVLISEYFDQSLILLRYLMCWDMDDLVYFSVNARKQTSVKTLTPWMEGRISEWNAADVQLYQYFNRSFWQRVRDFGEERMEKEVWALRERVQIYWDMCIEGTTENGEGVWHLRGVQVQSYTLKHSAENKTVCQQMTKPEIPFTRELATKLRARVKDYHKRRSQHILQ